The DNA sequence AAGATACTGAAGAACAACTGAATGAAAGAGCGCCGATCGTAACGATCATGGGTCACGTTGACCACGGTAAAACATCCCTTCTGGATTATATCCGTAGCGCTAACGTTACTGCTTCTGAGGCCGGTGGTATTACGCAGCACATTGGTGCTTATGACGTAATGACAGGTACAGGTAAGCGTGTTGCTTTCTTGGATACACCAGGTCACGAAGCCTTTACAGCAATGCGTGCGCGTGGTGCTAAAGTAACGGATATCGCGATTATTGTGGTTGCAGCTGATGATGCCGTGATGCCACAAACGAAAGAGGCGATTAACCACGCACAGGTTGCGGGTGTGCCGATCGTTATTGCGATTAACAAAATTGATAAGCCAGCAGCTAATGCCGATAAGATTCGTGAGGAACTTTCTCAGTTGAATGTATTGGTTGAAGACTGGGGTGGTAAATATCAGTGTCAAGAAATTTCAGCCAAGTCTGGCCAAGGCGTGGAAGAACTATTGGAAAAAGTATTGCTGGAAGCGGAAATGTTGGAATTGAAAGCCAACGCTAACCGTGAAGCATCAGGTACAGTAGTGGAAGCCTCTTTGGATAAAGGACGTGGTTACGTAGCGACCATGTTGGTAGAAAACGGTACGTTGAAAATTGGTGATATCATGTTGGCTGGTCAGCATTATGGTAAAGTAAAAGCCATGTATGATCACCGTGGTAACCGATTGGAGGCTGTTGGCCCAGCAACACCTGTTCAGGTGTTAGGTTTGGATGGTGCACCACAGGCAGGTGACAAGTTGAATGTAATGGAAACCGACCGTGAGGCTCGTGACATTGCCAACAAACGTCAGCAATTGGCTCGTGAGCAATCTGTTCGTACGAAGAAACATATTACATTGGATGAGATTGGTCGTCGTTTGGCTATCGGTTCATTCCAGGAATTGAATATCATTGTTAAGGGTGATGTGGATGGCTCTGTAGAGGCATTGTCTGATTCCTTATTGAAACTGTCGACACCAGAGGTTGCGGTGAATATTATTCACAAGGCAGTAGGTCAGATTTCTGAATCTGATGTATTGTTAGCTTCAGCTTCTGATGCCATTATCATTGGTTTCCAAGTACGTCCTTCTGCTCAGGCACGACGTATCGCCGAAGGCGAGGAAATCGATATCCGTCTGTACTCGATCATCTATGATGCGATCAATGAGGTGAAGGATGCGATGGAAGGTATGTTGGCTCCTGAAGAGAAAGAAGTGATCACAGGTAACGCTGAAGTTCGTGAGACCTTTAAAATCTCTAAAGTGGGTACAATTGCTGGTTGTATGGTGACTGACGGAATTCTTAAACGTAACAACGATGTTCGTTTGGTAAGAGACGGTATCGTGATTTACTCAGGTGCTATCGGTGCTTTGAAACGTTTCAAAGACGATGTTGCTGAAGTGAAGAAAGGTTACGACTGTGGTATCTCAATCAATGGATTCAACGATATTAAAGTTGGTGATATTATTGAAGGATTTGAAATTCAAGAAACGAAGCGTACGCTTTAATTCTCGAAAAAATATATTTGAAAAAAGCCGACCATTATGGTCGGCTTTTTTATTTTTAGGCTGTCCAAAAAAAAAACAATCATGAAAAGAGCCATTTTTTCAACCTTCCTATGTTTAATACCCATGCTGCTTTGGGCCCAAAAGATGCACAAAGTAAAGGTCAGTGATGATATCAGTATGCGGATCCCTGCTAATTATGGCAACATGAGCCCTGAGGATGTCAGCAGAAAATACGCAGGCAGCTCTACGGTATTTATTGCCCTTACAGACTATCAGCAGGCCGTAGATCTTTCGATCAGCCATAAACCTACCCGTTGGGGCAGAAATGATTTCCCTGTTCTTCAGGACTTGTTTCGAGGGGCTATTTCAGAAATGAGTGAGTCGGTAAACTTTACAAAAGAAACGATTGAGCGAATTGATGATGTGCCTTTCATGATTTTTGAATTCGATGCTGTTACTAAAGGCTCCGAAGGGCTAACCTCTGGCACTCAGAAAAAATATAGCTACATTGCCTATACCATTTACCACGGTGAGTTGCTCACCTATAATTTTACCTGTGCTCAACGGCTGAAAAACCAATACCAGCAGGATGCCCCCACTATACTCTCCACATTAAAACTGAAATAATATGATTACTCCTTTTGATGACGCCTACTATATGCGCCAAGCGCTGCAAGAGGCCGAATTGGCCGCAGAAGAAGGTGAAATTCCCGTAGGCGCCATTGTGGTTTGGAAAAATAGAATAATCGCCCGCGCTCATAACCAAACGGAGCGATTGATGGACGTTACCGCCCATGCTGAAATGCTTGCCATCACGGCAGCGGCAAATGCCATAGGAGGCAAATACCTGAAAGATTGTACCCTGTACGTGACACTCGAACCCTGTACAATGTGCGGCGGCGCCATCTCGTGGTCACAGCTGAGTAAGGTGGTTTTTGGTGCCCGAGATGAAAAGCGTGGGTTTGAACGCCTGTCCCCCAATGTTTTACATTCAAAAATTGAAGTAGTCCGAGGAATAATGGCCGCGGAATGTCAGGCGGTAGTTGATGATTTTTTTAAAAATTTACGAAAATAAATCATTTACAGCAGTTGTGGCTAAATTATAACTCTCAGTGTTTCAGGTGCAATCAATTCCATCAATACTTATATCTAATTTATTAATTGGATTTGTAAAACTTACCGTCGTACATTTGGATTGTATTACAAGTCATAAGCGGAATTGTTGATCATACCTTAGGACTTATTGAAGAAAAAAATTATCTTCAAAATACAATTAATCAACACCATTTTGAATTAAACCTTAAATACAATAATCATGGCTTTCGAATTACCAGCTTTACCGTACGCACCTGCTGCATTAGAACCACATATCGATGCACGCACTATGGAAATCCATCATGACAAGCATCATGCTGCTTATGTAGCAAAATTGAACGCTGCCATTGAAGGAACTGAGCATGCCGATAAATCTTTGGAAGATTTGATGAAGAATGTAGGCTCAATTGGTGCTGCTGTAAGAAATAACGGTGGTGGTCACTTTAACCACTCTTTGTTTTGGTCAGTGATGAGTGCAAATGGTGGACAGCCTTCTTCGGACTTGGCTGCTGCAATTGATGCTGCTTTTGGCTCATTTGATGCATTCAAAAAAGAATTCGCTAATGCTGCTGCAACTCGTTTCGGTTCAGGTTGGGCATGGTTGATCGTAAAAGCTGATGGAAAATTGGCGGTTACTTCAACAGCTAACCAAGACAACCCAGTGATGGATGTTGTAGAAGAAAAAGGTACGCCAATCTTGGCATTGGACGTATGGGAGCACGCTTACTATTTGAACTATCAGAACCGTCGTCCTGATTATATTGAAGGTTTCTTCAATGTGATCAACTGGGAAGAGGTTTCTAAATTGTTTGCTGCTGCAAAATAAGCCTAAAAAATAAGCAATAAGAAAGCCCGTGATTCAGAATCACGGGCTTTTCTTTTAATAAAAAACGGAATTCGCATTAAATATCTAATTTTGCGAGATTATCTTTTGAAAGCGGTTTGTTAATATACTGCTTTACGTATTCGTATTTTTTCGATTTGTTAACATCCTGAGGGTTAATAGAAGAAGTCAGCATGACGATTTTACATGTACTTCTTGTAAGATCGGAAAGCCGATCGAACTCATCTAAAAACTGAAACCCATCCATGAGGGGCATGTCAATATCAAGAAAGATGACCTTCGGCAGCACGGTGGCAGCAACACCTTCCATTTTTTCGATGTTTCTTAAAAACTCAATAGCACTTTTGGCTCCTGTGTGGGTGTAAATTCTTTCCGTAATATCTGCGGCTTCAATCATTTTTTGATTGATCAGATTATCGATCTCATTGTCATCAATGAGCATGACCGCTGAGTATTTAGGATTGATGGAACTCATAAAATTGGATTAAATTTGGAGGAATTAATTACTGTCTTTAATTAAACCATTTTTACTCATATATATGATTCAATTTTTAAATGCTTATTACATTTAGAGATCAAATTTAATTCCCTGTGCAAGAGGTAAATCCGAACCATAATTTATGGTGTTCGTTTGGCGTCGCATATAAACCTTCCAGGCATCAGAGCCTGATTCACGGCCACCGCCAGTTTCTTTTTCACCACCGAAAGCCCCACCAATTTCTGCGCCTGAAGTCCCAATGTTTACGTTGGCGATACCACAATCTGAGCCATTGACAGACAGGAATTGTTCAGCTTCCCGCATATTGAGGGTCATGATGGCAGAGCTTAGCCCTTGTGGTACATCATTCTGAATATGGATCGCTTCTTCTAAAGTACTGTACGAAATTAGATACAAAATAGGGGCAAAAGTTTCCTGTTGCACGATTTTGTAATCATTTTGTACCAAAAATACCGCAGGTTGCACATAACAGCCCGAACTGTATTGGTCACCTTCAAGCACCTTGCCGTCAATAATCACTTCAGCACCTTCTTCTTTTGCCTGCTGAATAGCTTTGAGGTAGGTGTTTACCGCATCCTGATCGATTAACGGACCAACATGATTACTTTCATCCAGTGGGTTGCCAATTTTCAGTTGTCCATATGCACTCGACAGTTTAGCCTTTACTTCCTCAAGCATCGACTCGTGCACAATCAATCTTCGGGTACTGGTACATCTTTGGCCACAGGTTCCAACAGCACCAAAAAGTGCCCCTACGATCGCAATGTTCAGGTCGGCATTCGGAGAGATGATCATTGCATTGTTTCCGCCAAGTTCGAGCAAACTTTTGCCTAAACGAGCTCCTACGGCAGCTCCTACGGATTTACCCATTCGACTTGAGCCCGTTGCCGAAACCAAAGGTATACGCTGATCAGCCGCCATTAATTTACCGATTTCTGCATCTCCGATTATCAATCCGCTGACACCTGCAGGCACCTGATTGGCTTCAAAGACTTCAGCAGCAATCTTCTGACAGGCAATTGCTGATAACGGTGTTTTTTCTGAAGGCTTCCAGATACAAACATCTCCACATACCCAGGCTAAAAAGGCATTCCACGACCATACTGCCACAGGGAAATTAAAGGCAGAAATGATGCCTACAACGCCCAAAGGGTGCCACTGTTCATACATTCGGTGTGATGGGCGTTCAGAGTGCATGGTTAAGCCATGTAACTGTCTTGAAAGCCCGACCGCGAAATCTGCAATATCAATCATTTCCTGTACTTCCCCCAGGCCTTCCTGAAGTGACTTTCCCATTTCATAGGAAACTAAGGCGCCTAAATCATCTTTATGCTTTCGGAAAGCTTCACCAATCTGTCGGACAATCTCCCCTCTTTTTGGGGCAGGCATATTTCTCCATGCGCTGAAGTCTTTTTGAGCGGCTTCGATTACTTTATGGTAATCAGCTTCGGTCGCCAGGTTTACAGTTCCAATGCACCGACCATCGGCAGGTGAATGAGATGAAATGGTTTTTCCTGCGCCATCTGACCAATTTCCACCAATGGCAATCCCTTGATTATGATCAGCCAGTCCGAGTGCTTTTAAAAAATCTAAATTCATTGCTGTTGTTTGTTTATAGGTTTTATTGAGTTACACGACGAATGTGTTTCAGCGTGTTGAATGGGGGACTAATTTAAATTAAAAAAGGTCAGAAATATTACATCTCCGACCTTTTAAAGTTTTCAGTTATTAAAGCCCTAATGCTTCGATTCCTTGATCAAAAACTACATCCTTAGGAATATTCTGATCGGCAAGCTTGTCCAGGTCTTTTTGAAGTGCAGGTCCAATTTTGCCCATTTTATCCACTAAATCTGCTACGCCAGCATAATCACCATTTCCTTGTAAGGTCAGGATTTTTTCTGACAACGAATTGACCGCCTCAGCCATCTTTTCATAGTTCACACGGTAAAGCCCAGTTTCTGGATCTTTGTTGAATGCACCGTAGGATTTGAAATAATTAAAGCGGATCATGTTCGCTACACCGTGCGCAGATGCTGCACCAAAACGTACCGAACGGAAGATTCCCGCCAGGAAGGTGGTATAGTAATCTTTCATTTCACCATCAAGTTCTCCTTTGTTCACCAGTTGGTTGATCATGTACACCCCAAGGATATCCGCCTTTCCTTCTTCTAAAGCCGAAGCATGCTCTTTAAGCGCTTCTCTTACTGTACCTTTATTATTGATGGTATTTTTGATCCCCAAGCCGTGCGCCACTTCATGGAACATGGTATTGGCGAAAAAGGCATTGAAAGTAACATGCTGACGCTGATCTTTGGCAATTAAGGTATTTGCGATAGGCTGCATGATTTTATCAAATTTGGCACGCATGGCATTTTTCAACTGCAAACGACGGGTACCTTTTTGTAATTGTACTTTCTCATCGTTTGGCAGATTGATCGCAATGGTTTTGGAGGCGGCATTACAATCTCCTGCATAATACAGGACATCGTAAGCATTCAAGTCTGAATCAGTCCCTGGCGTTTCCTTTTTGTATTTGGCTTCCACAGGAAGGTTGCGCTGTAATTCAGGAAGGAAAGACGTGAATTTGGCGAGTTTTTTACTCCAGGCCATGTCCTTTACTAAAACATAAGCTTCATGCGAGGCCTTGTTACCGTAAAGTTTATCTTCATAGGATTCGATTGGTCCAATAACCACATCAATCATATTATCTTTCATGTCCATCCAGGCCATGTCAGATTTAAAATATTCATCCGTACGTAAGGCTTCAGCTCTCAGGGTCAAGTAGTTTTTTAGCCCCTTATTTTCTGCGAGCTTAGCAGCCTGATCCAAAAGGTCAGCAGCTTCATTGATCTCTTTGGCAAAGAACTGGTGATAAGGGATTGCCTGCAATTTGCCCTCCTCATTTCTGCGGATCACCGTGTACAAGCTGTTTTTATGCGCCACTTTTGCGGCCTCAAATTCTTCTTTTGTAATATCTGCTGGATAGTAGTTGGCACCTTTTGGCTTGGCACCCACGCCGTCAATAAATGGTTTGTTGGCATCCAAACGATCCCAAGGGCCATAATTGATTTCCGCATACGCTTTTTCAGGGCCAGATAATTTAGAAAGTAGGGCTGCTTTATCGCCATAGGCTTCTTTCCAAAAGATGTTGTCCATGATTTTAGCGGCCTTAATCAATAAAGGCAACAATTCCTTTTGTTTGGCACTCAATTGACTTAAATCGGTCGTCAATTTAAAATGGTCATATTGTTGAACCTTTTGAGTGATGGCGCTTTTTGCAGGTGTTGTTGCAGGAGTGTTTGTACCTTCTTTGGTACCACAGGCCGTCATGAGCCCTGCCGCTGCTAAGGCAAGCGACCAGTTAAGCAGTTGGTTTTTCATATTTATTACTATTTGTAGATTTAAACTAAGCCAGGCAGCCGTCTAAGCCCTGAAAGATAATCGATTTATTGAGCTGATTACCAATGATAACCACCTTGTTGGTTGTGGAGTCATGCTGCCATTCACTGCCTTGAGTGAAATAAAATTGCTGACCCACGGATTGAATGATAATTTTATTGTTGTACTCTAATGCGTACAAAATACCTTTCAGGCGGTAAATGTTTGGCTGTAACTGAAGGGTCATCGTTAGCCATGCTTCCAGTTTATGGAGGTCTATGGCTTGGTCGGATTCCCAGGTAATACTTTGTATTTTACCGTGTTGGTGAGTAGTGGCCGGGATCTTGCTTTGCTGTTCCACCACTTGATAGTCTTTACCCCGAAGGTTGAAAAGTAACTCGTTTTCAACTTTGGCCTGCTGACATGGAATGATTTTGATGAAAGGTGTTACCGACTGAATTTTCGCTTCGATTCGCTGAAGGTCATCAGCACTGACAAGGTCTGTTTTATTCAGCAGGACAATATGAGCGGCAGCAAGCTGCTGATTGGTGATCGCTTCCTTTTCCATCATCTCCTCCAGATGCAGGGCATCGGCAAGTGCGATGATACCATCGAGTTTGAAGATGCCCGCATAATGTGGGTCAAACATAAAGGTAGCCGCTACGGCCAAAGGGTCAGCAATTCCCGTGGTTTCTATCAGCAGGTGGTCGAATTCATAGGAACTGGTGATCAGTTCTGTCAGAATTTTTGCCAGGTCAGCATTCAGATTACAACAAATACAGCCATTGGCCAACTCAAAAATTCCAGCATTTTCTTCAGTGATCAATTCCTGATCAATGGCGGATTTGCCAAACTCATTTTCAATAATGGCAAATCGGGTTGCTGGATTATCATGAATGAGTTGATTGACAAGTGTTGTCTTTCCAGCGCCTAAAAATCCAGTAAGGATTGTAACTTTTATTGGGGTGTTACTCTGCATTTGTTATTCTGTTTGCTCCAAATTAAGCAAAGGGGATTAGTTTCCCCAACGATCAAGTGATTAATCAGACAATTCACGGGCTGAGGAGGAGGGAAGCGATTCTGTTATGGGAATATCAAATACTATAATATGATTTTTCAAACATTTAAATAGGAGTTTAGTTGATAATATTACCCCCCACCTAAACCTATATTGCGATGACGCTTTCCCCCACCTCTCCTATTTGGTCTTTTTACTGCCTGAACTTCCTGGTATTTCTATTATTGAACAGTTGCGATGCGCCCATTCCGAAAAACAGGACTGTCCCCATTGTTAATCAGGATTTTGAAGTTCACGACCCTTTGGTGTTGGACATGAAGCAGGCAACGCTGCCGTTGGGTATTCAGGATTTGCATAATATTGATATTTTAAATGGAATAGATGCCTACCAGCTCGGCAGCCTCAAGGATGAACTTGATCTGACATTGTTCGATGACCACGGTTTCTTTTATAATGATCGGGTACAGGTGATGATCTCGCCACGTCATCTGATAAAGCTGAATAAGGCTGATTGTCATCAGTTAACATTATATTTTCTCGATGGCTATTTGGCCAAAGTACAGTTATTGGCCAATGCTGATCTGACCCCTGGCCTATTACAGACCTTCGGAAGCCCCAATGGGCGAAATTTTCAGGAAACATCACGCGTCATCAATCCAGAGAAATGGAGTGGGATTCAGACCATATTGGTGATGGAGTGGATGACCTTTCATACCAAATTAAAATATCAGGAAAAAATACGGCAGGTATCGCGGGTTGCTGACCATTACCTGAAGGTGAATCAACTTTCAATAGAACTTCGGCATTTTGAAAAACAGATTGCAATATAATTATCGAAAAAGTTCGTCTCTTTTATTCTTGATCGCTCAGATGTTTTTAAATTAGGAGGGTAAACTCCCAACAAACTTAACCTCTGTTATGAACAGAAGAATGATTTTTATCTCCACTGTAATTTTATTAGTGGGCTTTGGCTTATGGTATGGAAATGCCCGATTGCCAATTATCAACGGTTATGCCTCAAAAATGACCTGCTCCTGTGTTTTTGTGGCTGATCGGTTACCTGAATCGGTCACTGATCAGGATCTTGATTTCTCCTTGATTCGCTTTGCGACACCGACAGTCGATTACGAGCAAAAGACGGTCACCAGTACCGTATTGGGCTTTGGCGCCCAAACCGCTGTTTACCATAAAGGAACTGGCTGTACTTTGTTGATTGACGGGCAAGGGCCTCCAGAAAAAAAGCCCACCATGCGTACCAGTTTCGATGAAGCGAATGAACCGTGGCCTTTGGGTGATTTGAATGTCCGAAGCGGTATTCCGAGTCCGCAACTTACCATGGCTGTGCAGGAGGCGATGGTACCAGAATTGAAAACCCGTGCAATTATTGTCAGTCGGCATAATGAAATTCTGATGGAAGCCTACGGTGATGGTTTTAATGAAAATACCCCCCAATTGGGTTGGTCAATGACCAAAAGTATTACCTCCGCCTTGGTGGGAATTTTGGTTGGCGATGGAAAGCTGAAAATAGAGGATCCAGCGCCTGTCAAAGCATGGCAAGGAGACATGCGTAAGCGCATTGCGTTGCGTAACTTGCTGCAAATGAATAGTGGGCTGAAGTGGGTAGAAGATTATAGTGATATTTCCCTGGCGACGAAAATGCTCTACATGACTGCCGATATGGGGGATTATGCCAGTGCCCAAAAGCTCGTTTACCCACCAGATTCGGTGTGGTATTACTCCTCAGGAACAACCAACATTTTGTCCAGTATTATTAAAGAAACCATCGGTGACCAGCAGGCTTATTACGAGTTTGCCAATAAGCGATTATTTGAGCCTTGCGGTATGAAGAGTATGGTGCTGGAGCCTGATGTTTCTGGTACTATTGTGGGCTCCTCTTATGCTTTTGCTACCGCCCGCGACTGGACACGCTTCGGCTTGCTTTACCTTAACGATGGCGTTTTTAACGGGCAACGGATTTTGCCCGAAGGGTGGGTTTCTTTTACCCGCCAAGAGGCCAAAGGCGCTGATGGAAAATACGGCGCACAATGGTGGCTGAACCTGAGCAAGGAAGAATTGCCTGATTGCCCAGAGGATATTTATTATTGCGATGGCTTCCAGGGGCAGCGGGTTTATGTGGTGCCTTCTCACGATTTGGTGGTGGTGCGTTTGGGGATTTCCAATGATTTTGACTACAATGGTTTTATGAGGCGCGTTTTGGATGCTGTACCTCCAAAAGAGACCGCCGTAAGGTAGTTTTAAGCCCCTCTTAGCCTAAAAATAACAAAGCCCGAAACTGTCGATCAGTTTCGGGCTTTGATTTTATGCTCCGAATAATTTTCGAAGTTTAATCATATTAATAACCTCATCAGGTACAATGTATTTGATCGATCGCTCTTCCTTCAGGCATTGGCGAATAAATGTTGCGGAAATATCCACCATCGGTGCATGCACCATGCGCACTTTTGGGTGGTCATCAAACCTTGATTTTTTAGCCTCAGGACGCGGATAAACCACCAATCCATAATCTTCTAAAATCACTTCATGGTTTTTCCATTTATGAAAATGCGACAGGTTGTCTTGACCAACAATCACCTGAAATTCATAAGAGGGGTGTTTTTCTGAAAGGTAAATCAGCGTATCTATGGTGTAACTCGGTTTAGGCATTCTAAACTCTACGTCTGTTACCTGCAGTTTAAAGTTGTCTTTGATCGCCATATCGACAAGATCATAACGATCAAACTCGTGCGCCAGTGTACTTTTCTTTTTAAAAGGATTTTGCGGAGAAACCACCAGCCAAACCTGGTCAAGTTCGGCAAGTTCCACCATACTGTTGGCAATAATAAGATGCCCTATATGAATCGGGTTGAAGGAACCGAAAAACAATCCTACTTTCTTCTTTGTGGGGATCATGTTTTCAAGCGTTTGACGGTGGTGGTGGGATTATTTTCTAATAAAATTTTCTATCGTTTTTTCTGAAGCTTTAAGTGCTTCATCAAGGCGGTCATTAATGATCGTTACATCGAAGTCAGGCTCAAAACCCAGTTCATATTCCGCTTTGGCCAATCGTTTTTTGATCGCCGTTTCATCATCAGTACCACGGCCGCGAAGTCGGGCTTCGAGTGTTTCCAGATTTGGAATACGGACAAAAACGGCCAGGGCACGCTCCTGAAAGTATTTTTTTAAACTGACTCCCCCTTTAACATCAACATCGAAAACCACATGCTTGCCTTCCGCCCAAATGCGCTCCACCTCAGCTTTCAGTGTGCCGTAGCAACAGCCTGGGTAAACTTCTTCCCACTCTACAAATTCATCCCGATCTTTTCTGGAACAGAAATCATCCATTTTCAGAAAGTAGTAATCCTGGCCATCCACCTCTTGTCCTCTTTGTGCGCGGGTAGTCGCTGAAATAGAGAATGCAAGATCCCTGCGTTGATTTAACAGGTGATGAACAATTGTTGTTTTGCCAGATCCAGAAGGCGCGGAAAAGATAAATGCTTTGCCTTGGTGCGTCATGATATTATTAAAATTGGGGAAGGAGAAAATAAAAGGGATTTGAAGGAATAAGCTACCAGAACGCTAACGTCCAATAACATATGAGATGTATTTTGAACGGCAATGAGTGATGGGGGCACGGTGGTGTGCTAAAGACTTATTTCGATGATAAATATTTTCCATGCGCAAAGGTAAAAAAATCGGTCTTTATAGCCAAAATAGGCTCAGTAACTTCATTAATTTTGGTAAACAAAGGCAAAAAAATTTATTAATTATCAAAAAATTACGATTTTCGTCCTTAGGAAAATCGCCAAGCATGCAACAGATTCTATATAGATATTGTATTTACCCCCTGTTTTATTTGGTCTCCAAATTACCTTGGCGAGTATTATACACTATTTCTGATTTTGTATTCGTCTTGGTGTATTACCTCTTTCCTTATCGCAAGAAAGTCGTTCTGATGAACTTGTCGCGCTCTTTTCCTGAGAAATCTGAGCGGGAACGCAAAAAAATCGCCAGAGATCATTATCGGTATTTGATCGACTCAATATTTGAGGCCATCAAGAAAATCTCTGTAACCGAATCGGTATTACGGGAACGGGTCAAAGTGAAAAATTTGGACCAGATACAACAACTGTACGATCAGGGAAAAAGTATCGTGGTCGTAATGGGGCATTATGGCAACTGGGAACTCGGTGGCGCACGAGTGAATATCGAAGCCAAGCACCCGCTGGTTTGTATCTACAAGAAATTGCATAACGAAATTTTTGATCAATTGCTTTTCGATATCCGATCCCGCTTTGGGACCGAGCTGGTGGAAGCCAGAGATACGCCGCGGTCGATGTTGGCCAACCGCGACAGAACAACCGCAGTGGTATTTTTGGCAGATCAGACGCCTCTTTTATTGCGACATGCACATTGGATAAAATTCTTGAATCAGGATACTCCTGTGTACCAGGGGACTGCCCAGCTGGCGCAAAAATTCGACTATCCCGTGGTGTATTTTGTAGTAAGGAGACCCAAGCGAGGATTTTATGAGGTGGATTTTGAACTGCTTGTCGA is a window from the Persicobacter psychrovividus genome containing:
- a CDS encoding nucleoside deaminase, with the protein product MITPFDDAYYMRQALQEAELAAEEGEIPVGAIVVWKNRIIARAHNQTERLMDVTAHAEMLAITAAANAIGGKYLKDCTLYVTLEPCTMCGGAISWSQLSKVVFGARDEKRGFERLSPNVLHSKIEVVRGIMAAECQAVVDDFFKNLRK
- a CDS encoding superoxide dismutase; protein product: MAFELPALPYAPAALEPHIDARTMEIHHDKHHAAYVAKLNAAIEGTEHADKSLEDLMKNVGSIGAAVRNNGGGHFNHSLFWSVMSANGGQPSSDLAAAIDAAFGSFDAFKKEFANAAATRFGSGWAWLIVKADGKLAVTSTANQDNPVMDVVEEKGTPILALDVWEHAYYLNYQNRRPDYIEGFFNVINWEEVSKLFAAAK
- a CDS encoding response regulator, with the protein product MSSINPKYSAVMLIDDNEIDNLINQKMIEAADITERIYTHTGAKSAIEFLRNIEKMEGVAATVLPKVIFLDIDMPLMDGFQFLDEFDRLSDLTRSTCKIVMLTSSINPQDVNKSKKYEYVKQYINKPLSKDNLAKLDI
- a CDS encoding aldehyde dehydrogenase family protein produces the protein MNLDFLKALGLADHNQGIAIGGNWSDGAGKTISSHSPADGRCIGTVNLATEADYHKVIEAAQKDFSAWRNMPAPKRGEIVRQIGEAFRKHKDDLGALVSYEMGKSLQEGLGEVQEMIDIADFAVGLSRQLHGLTMHSERPSHRMYEQWHPLGVVGIISAFNFPVAVWSWNAFLAWVCGDVCIWKPSEKTPLSAIACQKIAAEVFEANQVPAGVSGLIIGDAEIGKLMAADQRIPLVSATGSSRMGKSVGAAVGARLGKSLLELGGNNAMIISPNADLNIAIVGALFGAVGTCGQRCTSTRRLIVHESMLEEVKAKLSSAYGQLKIGNPLDESNHVGPLIDQDAVNTYLKAIQQAKEEGAEVIIDGKVLEGDQYSSGCYVQPAVFLVQNDYKIVQQETFAPILYLISYSTLEEAIHIQNDVPQGLSSAIMTLNMREAEQFLSVNGSDCGIANVNIGTSGAEIGGAFGGEKETGGGRESGSDAWKVYMRRQTNTINYGSDLPLAQGIKFDL
- a CDS encoding dipeptidyl-peptidase 3 family protein, translating into MKNQLLNWSLALAAAGLMTACGTKEGTNTPATTPAKSAITQKVQQYDHFKLTTDLSQLSAKQKELLPLLIKAAKIMDNIFWKEAYGDKAALLSKLSGPEKAYAEINYGPWDRLDANKPFIDGVGAKPKGANYYPADITKEEFEAAKVAHKNSLYTVIRRNEEGKLQAIPYHQFFAKEINEAADLLDQAAKLAENKGLKNYLTLRAEALRTDEYFKSDMAWMDMKDNMIDVVIGPIESYEDKLYGNKASHEAYVLVKDMAWSKKLAKFTSFLPELQRNLPVEAKYKKETPGTDSDLNAYDVLYYAGDCNAASKTIAINLPNDEKVQLQKGTRRLQLKNAMRAKFDKIMQPIANTLIAKDQRQHVTFNAFFANTMFHEVAHGLGIKNTINNKGTVREALKEHASALEEGKADILGVYMINQLVNKGELDGEMKDYYTTFLAGIFRSVRFGAASAHGVANMIRFNYFKSYGAFNKDPETGLYRVNYEKMAEAVNSLSEKILTLQGNGDYAGVADLVDKMGKIGPALQKDLDKLADQNIPKDVVFDQGIEALGL
- a CDS encoding GTP-binding protein, with product MQSNTPIKVTILTGFLGAGKTTLVNQLIHDNPATRFAIIENEFGKSAIDQELITEENAGIFELANGCICCNLNADLAKILTELITSSYEFDHLLIETTGIADPLAVAATFMFDPHYAGIFKLDGIIALADALHLEEMMEKEAITNQQLAAAHIVLLNKTDLVSADDLQRIEAKIQSVTPFIKIIPCQQAKVENELLFNLRGKDYQVVEQQSKIPATTHQHGKIQSITWESDQAIDLHKLEAWLTMTLQLQPNIYRLKGILYALEYNNKIIIQSVGQQFYFTQGSEWQHDSTTNKVVIIGNQLNKSIIFQGLDGCLA
- a CDS encoding serine hydrolase is translated as MNRRMIFISTVILLVGFGLWYGNARLPIINGYASKMTCSCVFVADRLPESVTDQDLDFSLIRFATPTVDYEQKTVTSTVLGFGAQTAVYHKGTGCTLLIDGQGPPEKKPTMRTSFDEANEPWPLGDLNVRSGIPSPQLTMAVQEAMVPELKTRAIIVSRHNEILMEAYGDGFNENTPQLGWSMTKSITSALVGILVGDGKLKIEDPAPVKAWQGDMRKRIALRNLLQMNSGLKWVEDYSDISLATKMLYMTADMGDYASAQKLVYPPDSVWYYSSGTTNILSSIIKETIGDQQAYYEFANKRLFEPCGMKSMVLEPDVSGTIVGSSYAFATARDWTRFGLLYLNDGVFNGQRILPEGWVSFTRQEAKGADGKYGAQWWLNLSKEELPDCPEDIYYCDGFQGQRVYVVPSHDLVVVRLGISNDFDYNGFMRRVLDAVPPKETAVR
- the nadD gene encoding nicotinate (nicotinamide) nucleotide adenylyltransferase gives rise to the protein MIPTKKKVGLFFGSFNPIHIGHLIIANSMVELAELDQVWLVVSPQNPFKKKSTLAHEFDRYDLVDMAIKDNFKLQVTDVEFRMPKPSYTIDTLIYLSEKHPSYEFQVIVGQDNLSHFHKWKNHEVILEDYGLVVYPRPEAKKSRFDDHPKVRMVHAPMVDISATFIRQCLKEERSIKYIVPDEVINMIKLRKLFGA